The Tistrella mobilis genome window below encodes:
- a CDS encoding NADP-dependent oxidoreductase, giving the protein MTGTVSQTTVSKTNRQWVLAAHPEGKATADTWRMIESPMPEPGPGQILVRTLWLSVDPYMRGRIAAAGNYTRGVAPGELMQGGGVGEVIVSNHPGWAPGDLVESMTFGWQEYAVLSPDLPGAARANRVNPDIAPPEAALSWLGMPGLTAYVGMIEIARPKPGDTVLVSAASGAVGQMVGQIAKLQGARAVAIAGSDDKLAWCRELGFDAGINYRTARDMKAAIAEACPGGVNVFFDNTGGPIHDAALANLATHARVVICGRIAVVDQAPEQDIGLRASARLVVTRSMIQGLVVFDWWHLRDEAMARIAAWHRDGRLRFRHDVLDGFERMPEAFLRMMAGDNFGKQVVRVS; this is encoded by the coding sequence ATGACCGGCACCGTATCGCAGACGACCGTATCGAAGACCAACCGGCAGTGGGTGCTTGCCGCGCATCCGGAAGGCAAGGCGACCGCCGATACCTGGCGGATGATCGAAAGCCCGATGCCCGAGCCGGGGCCCGGCCAGATCCTGGTCCGCACGCTCTGGCTGTCGGTCGACCCGTATATGCGCGGGCGGATTGCCGCGGCCGGCAACTACACCAGGGGCGTGGCGCCGGGGGAGCTGATGCAGGGCGGCGGCGTGGGCGAGGTGATCGTCTCCAACCATCCCGGCTGGGCCCCGGGCGATCTGGTCGAGAGCATGACCTTCGGCTGGCAGGAATATGCGGTGTTGAGCCCCGACCTGCCGGGTGCCGCCCGTGCCAACCGGGTGAACCCCGACATCGCCCCGCCCGAGGCGGCGCTGTCCTGGCTGGGCATGCCCGGCCTGACCGCCTATGTCGGCATGATCGAGATCGCGCGGCCGAAGCCCGGCGATACCGTGCTGGTCTCTGCCGCATCCGGTGCCGTGGGGCAGATGGTCGGCCAGATCGCGAAGCTGCAGGGGGCGCGTGCGGTTGCAATCGCAGGCTCCGACGACAAGCTCGCCTGGTGCCGGGAGCTGGGTTTCGATGCCGGTATCAATTATCGCACCGCCCGCGACATGAAGGCGGCGATCGCCGAGGCCTGCCCCGGTGGCGTCAACGTCTTCTTCGACAACACCGGCGGCCCGATCCATGATGCGGCCCTGGCCAATCTGGCAACCCATGCCCGGGTGGTGATCTGCGGCCGTATCGCCGTGGTCGATCAGGCGCCGGAACAGGATATCGGCCTGCGTGCCAGCGCCCGGCTGGTCGTCACCCGATCGATGATCCAGGGGCTGGTGGTCTTCGACTGGTGGCATCTGCGCGACGAGGCCATGGCCCGCATCGCCGCCTGGCATCGCGACGGCCGGTTGCGCTTCCGCCACGATGTGCTGGACGGCTTCGAGCGGATGCCCGAAGCCTTCCTGCGGATGATGGCCGGCGACAATTTCGGCAAGCAGGTGGTCAGGGTCTCCTGA
- a CDS encoding EamA family transporter yields the protein MPRNIGRNGDVLLTAIAPAIWGSTYLVTTGLLPQGYPLTVAMLRALPAGLILLLLVRRLPTGGWWWRSFILGALNFSIFWALLFVSAYRLPGGVAATVGAIQPLIVLLLARMVIGTPVKAAAVAAALVGILGVALMVLSPDAALDPIGIAAGLGGAAAMAAGTVFSRHWQPPVSALTVTAWQLTAGGLLLLPAALIFEPALPVPTLHHMIGFVHLGVFGAAVSYMLWFRGLGRLGPGAVAPLALLSPVTAVILGLSIAGEHLSMVQATGIALVLGSVLAAQWVQRPRPVKAPLATG from the coding sequence ATGCCGCGCAATATCGGCCGCAATGGCGATGTGCTGCTGACCGCGATCGCCCCGGCGATCTGGGGCAGCACCTATCTGGTGACGACGGGGCTGCTGCCCCAGGGCTACCCGCTGACGGTGGCCATGCTGCGCGCCCTGCCGGCCGGGCTGATCCTGTTGCTGCTGGTCCGCCGGCTGCCGACGGGGGGCTGGTGGTGGCGGTCCTTCATACTGGGCGCGCTCAATTTCTCGATCTTCTGGGCGCTGCTCTTCGTCTCGGCCTATCGCCTGCCGGGCGGGGTGGCGGCGACGGTGGGGGCCATCCAGCCGCTGATCGTGCTGCTGCTGGCCCGCATGGTGATCGGCACACCGGTGAAGGCGGCGGCGGTGGCGGCGGCGCTGGTCGGCATTCTGGGCGTGGCGCTGATGGTCCTGTCGCCCGATGCGGCGCTGGATCCGATCGGCATCGCGGCGGGGCTGGGCGGGGCGGCGGCAATGGCGGCCGGCACCGTGTTCAGCCGCCACTGGCAGCCGCCGGTGTCGGCCCTGACCGTCACCGCCTGGCAGTTGACCGCGGGCGGGCTGCTGCTGCTGCCCGCCGCGCTGATCTTCGAGCCGGCGCTGCCGGTGCCGACCCTGCATCACATGATCGGCTTCGTGCATCTGGGCGTGTTCGGGGCCGCCGTCAGCTACATGCTCTGGTTCCGCGGCCTGGGCCGGCTGGGACCGGGGGCGGTGGCACCGCTGGCGCTGTTGAGCCCGGTGACCGCGGTGATCCTGGGGCTGTCGATCGCGGGCGAGCATCTGTCGATGGTACAGGCCACGGGCATCGCCCTGGTGCTGGGCAGCGTGCTCGCGGCACAATGGGTGCAACGGCCACGTCCGGTGAAGGCCCCCCTGGCCACCGGCTGA
- a CDS encoding MarR family winged helix-turn-helix transcriptional regulator — protein sequence MDHVDRILDQWHRERPDLDIGPMGLIGRLTRLMTHLMREMEKTFAAHGLTYPSFDVLATLRRSGPPYALSPGDLMATTMVASGTMTNRIDQLEKAGLVVRRPNPQDGRSVLIALTDQGRRTIDAAVADHVATQKRLVDHLSAREQAALDALLRDFLAGLDPTA from the coding sequence ATGGATCACGTCGACCGCATTCTCGATCAATGGCACCGCGAACGGCCCGATCTCGATATCGGGCCGATGGGGCTGATCGGCCGTCTCACCCGCCTGATGACCCATCTGATGCGGGAGATGGAGAAGACCTTCGCCGCCCATGGGCTCACCTATCCAAGCTTCGATGTTCTGGCCACGTTGCGCCGTTCAGGCCCCCCCTATGCCCTCAGCCCCGGCGATCTGATGGCGACGACCATGGTTGCCTCCGGCACCATGACCAACCGCATCGATCAGCTGGAAAAGGCCGGGCTGGTGGTGCGCCGGCCCAATCCTCAGGATGGCCGCAGCGTGCTGATCGCCCTGACCGACCAGGGCCGCAGGACCATCGATGCCGCGGTTGCCGACCATGTCGCCACCCAGAAACGGCTGGTCGACCATCTGTCGGCCAGGGAACAGGCCGCACTCGACGCCCTGCTGCGCGACTTCCTGGCCGGGCTCGACCCGACCGCCTGA
- a CDS encoding helix-turn-helix domain-containing protein, with protein sequence MEKIPVTPSFDDRLALRLKALRLAAGWSLDDLAARAGVSRASLSRIENAEVSATAAVLGRLAAAHGLTMSRLIALAEDDFTALLRPADQPVWTDPATGFRRRQISTPAATLGGEVLDCELPPATRIDYDQPPRPGLEHHLVLMTGRLRVTVEGTPHDLMPGDCLRYRLHGASRFETPATEAARYHLFIL encoded by the coding sequence ATGGAAAAGATACCCGTCACCCCCAGCTTCGACGACCGTCTGGCGCTCCGGCTCAAGGCCCTGCGTCTGGCGGCGGGCTGGTCGCTGGACGATCTGGCGGCCCGCGCCGGGGTCAGCCGGGCCAGCCTGTCGCGGATCGAGAATGCCGAGGTCAGCGCCACCGCCGCCGTGCTCGGCCGGCTCGCCGCCGCCCATGGGCTGACGATGTCGCGGCTGATCGCGCTCGCGGAAGACGATTTCACAGCCCTGCTCCGGCCGGCCGATCAGCCGGTCTGGACCGACCCCGCCACCGGCTTCCGCCGCCGCCAGATCTCGACCCCCGCCGCAACACTCGGCGGCGAGGTGCTGGACTGCGAGCTGCCGCCGGCGACGCGGATCGATTACGACCAGCCGCCGCGCCCGGGGCTGGAACATCACCTTGTGCTGATGACAGGCCGGCTCCGGGTCACGGTCGAGGGCACGCCCCATGACCTCATGCCCGGCGACTGCCTGCGCTACCGCCTGCACGGCGCCAGCCGGTTCGAGACGCCGGCGACCGAGGCCGCCCGCTACCATCTTTTCATCCTCTGA
- a CDS encoding N-acetyltransferase family protein: MTVAITALSAEETRDRLDELADLLRACVEDGASVNFLLPFTAEAARRFWEAKVLPPLIAGGLILLVADIDGRIAGTVQLDHDTPPNQPHRAEVRKLLVHPAFRRQGIARSLMLDLEARAAAMGRRLLTLDTLTGDKAEPLYAALGYVTVGTIPDYCIRTDGSGMGATTFMYKQLGGPVPQA; encoded by the coding sequence ATGACCGTCGCGATCACCGCGCTTTCCGCCGAAGAGACCCGGGACCGGCTCGACGAACTCGCCGATCTGCTCCGCGCCTGCGTCGAGGATGGGGCCAGCGTCAACTTTCTGCTGCCCTTCACGGCCGAAGCCGCCCGGCGCTTCTGGGAGGCGAAGGTGCTGCCGCCGCTCATCGCCGGCGGGCTGATCCTGCTGGTCGCCGACATCGACGGCCGGATTGCCGGCACGGTCCAGCTCGACCACGACACCCCGCCCAACCAGCCGCACCGCGCCGAGGTGCGCAAGCTGCTGGTCCATCCGGCGTTTCGCCGGCAGGGCATCGCCCGGTCGCTGATGCTCGATCTCGAAGCCCGCGCCGCGGCAATGGGGCGGCGGCTGCTCACCCTCGACACGCTCACCGGCGACAAGGCCGAGCCGCTTTATGCCGCACTCGGCTATGTCACCGTGGGCACCATCCCCGATTACTGCATCCGCACCGACGGCAGCGGCATGGGCGCCACCACCTTCATGTACAAGCAGCTTGGCGGGCCTGTCCCTCAGGCCTGA
- a CDS encoding DUF1428 domain-containing protein, producing MGYIDGFVAAVPSAAHEAFREHAEAAAVVFRENGALGVTECWGDDVPEGEVTSFPMAVQRRPDETVVFSWILWPSKEVRDAGMAKVMADPRLQPEVMPLPFDGKRMIFGGFIPIVQA from the coding sequence ATCGGCTATATCGACGGCTTCGTCGCGGCGGTGCCGAGCGCTGCCCACGAGGCATTTCGTGAACATGCCGAAGCGGCGGCGGTGGTGTTCCGCGAGAACGGCGCACTGGGTGTCACCGAATGCTGGGGCGACGACGTGCCCGAGGGCGAGGTGACCTCGTTCCCCATGGCCGTGCAGCGCCGCCCGGACGAGACCGTGGTGTTCTCGTGGATCCTGTGGCCGTCGAAAGAAGTGCGCGATGCCGGCATGGCGAAGGTGATGGCCGATCCGCGCCTTCAGCCCGAGGTGATGCCGCTGCCCTTCGACGGGAAGCGGATGATCTTCGGCGGGTTCATACCCATTGTTCAGGCGTAA
- a CDS encoding VOC family protein — MTTTAQPSAAERAAAFGLHSLTPHLVCAGAAAAIDFYKAAFGAEELMRLPAPDGSILHACIRVNGSSVMLVDENRGCGLSGPKALGGTAVTLHLVVDDVDAAVDRAIAAGAVVVMPVADQFWGDRYGVIADPFGHQWSLATPGEPKSPEELAEAAAAAMEGV; from the coding sequence ATGACCACGACCGCACAACCATCGGCGGCCGAACGCGCCGCCGCCTTCGGGTTGCACTCTCTCACCCCGCATCTGGTCTGTGCCGGTGCGGCGGCGGCGATCGACTTCTACAAGGCGGCCTTCGGCGCCGAGGAGCTGATGCGGCTGCCGGCCCCGGACGGGTCGATCCTGCATGCCTGCATCCGGGTCAACGGCTCGTCGGTGATGCTGGTCGACGAGAACCGCGGCTGCGGCCTTTCCGGGCCGAAGGCGCTGGGCGGCACCGCCGTCACCCTGCATCTGGTGGTCGACGACGTCGATGCGGCGGTCGATCGCGCAATCGCCGCCGGGGCGGTGGTGGTGATGCCGGTGGCCGACCAGTTCTGGGGGGATCGCTATGGTGTGATCGCCGATCCCTTCGGCCATCAATGGTCGCTGGCGACGCCGGGCGAGCCGAAATCGCCCGAAGAACTCGCGGAAGCGGCCGCAGCGGCGATGGAGGGTGTGTGA
- a CDS encoding LysR family transcriptional regulator, whose amino-acid sequence MELRHIRYFLAVAEERNFTRAAARLGIGQPPLSLQIRDLEAEVGAALFHRVPHGAELTEAGAAFLAAVEAIPGQAAGAVKLAQRAARGETGRLSLGFTGTAALNPLIPEAIRAFRRAYPDVVLTLTEANSVALVDGLLDGRLQVAILRPAATDPAELAVHNLADEPLVAALPATHAAAALPGPIDLAQLAADPLILTPRAIGTSLHDVVVAAFQSAGFEPALGQPAPQIASILSLVSAELGVSLVPVSMCQLGMRGVVYRRLRDPEPTVGLAVAYPRHRPPQPVLNFDRVIRQAARAAP is encoded by the coding sequence ATGGAGCTGCGGCACATCCGGTACTTCCTCGCGGTGGCCGAGGAGCGCAACTTCACCCGTGCGGCAGCCCGGCTGGGCATCGGCCAGCCGCCGCTCAGCCTGCAGATCCGGGATCTGGAGGCGGAGGTCGGCGCGGCGCTGTTCCACCGCGTCCCCCATGGCGCCGAGCTGACCGAGGCGGGAGCCGCCTTCCTGGCCGCGGTGGAGGCGATCCCGGGCCAGGCGGCCGGGGCCGTGAAGCTGGCGCAGCGCGCGGCCCGGGGCGAGACCGGCCGGCTCAGCCTGGGCTTCACCGGCACGGCAGCCCTCAATCCGCTGATTCCTGAAGCGATTCGCGCCTTCCGGCGGGCCTATCCCGACGTGGTTCTGACCCTGACCGAGGCCAATTCGGTGGCGCTGGTCGACGGGCTGCTGGACGGGCGGCTTCAGGTCGCCATCCTGCGTCCCGCCGCCACCGACCCGGCCGAGCTGGCGGTCCACAATCTGGCCGACGAACCGCTGGTGGCGGCACTTCCGGCCACCCATGCCGCGGCGGCGCTGCCGGGGCCGATCGATCTGGCGCAGCTGGCCGCCGACCCGCTGATCCTGACCCCGCGGGCGATCGGCACCAGCCTGCATGATGTGGTGGTCGCAGCCTTCCAATCGGCGGGGTTCGAGCCGGCGCTCGGCCAGCCGGCGCCGCAGATCGCCTCGATCCTGTCGCTGGTTTCGGCCGAACTCGGCGTGTCGCTGGTGCCGGTGTCGATGTGTCAGCTGGGCATGCGCGGCGTGGTCTATCGCAGGCTTCGCGATCCGGAACCGACCGTGGGGCTGGCGGTGGCCTATCCCCGCCACCGGCCGCCGCAGCCGGTACTGAATTTCGACCGGGTGATCCGTCAGGCGGCGCGGGCGGCACCGTGA
- a CDS encoding MFS transporter — MTMPSTIAPAARSMSRPAPAATAIGGPAWITRGTALWRRTGIALFLAGFASFSLIYCVQPLLPAFATSFGLGAASASLALSVTTSLLALSILLAGAFSQMLGRRGLMFGSMAVAAVLNLAAALSPDWPGLLIARALEGLALGGVPAVAMAYLAEEIEPRHLGKAMGLYVAGTGFGAMMGRVGMGLLTEFTSWRMAMGVMGGLGLVAAIGFLILLPRSRNFVAARGVSPAFHLRAWAGHLRNPGLLRLYATGFALTSIFVTLFNYTTFRLTAAPFDLSQTRVAMIFLAFGFGIVSSSIAGGLGDRFGRRPLLIAGFLLTLAGVAVTLVPALPAIIAGIILVTTGFFVCHSVVSGSVGPLAGTTKGHAASLYLLFYYLGSSITGSIGGWFWQHGGWTAIAALTGGFALLGLILSATAPRRTGAA, encoded by the coding sequence ATGACCATGCCGTCCACCATCGCCCCCGCCGCCCGCAGCATGTCCCGCCCGGCCCCGGCTGCCACCGCAATCGGCGGTCCGGCCTGGATCACCCGCGGCACCGCACTCTGGCGACGGACCGGCATCGCGCTCTTCCTCGCCGGCTTCGCCAGTTTTTCCCTGATCTATTGCGTGCAGCCGCTGCTGCCGGCCTTCGCCACCAGCTTCGGGCTGGGGGCGGCCTCGGCCTCGCTGGCGCTGTCGGTCACCACCAGCCTGCTCGCGCTCTCGATCCTGCTGGCCGGTGCCTTCTCTCAGATGCTGGGCCGGCGCGGGCTGATGTTCGGCTCGATGGCCGTGGCGGCGGTACTCAATCTCGCCGCCGCCCTCAGCCCCGACTGGCCCGGGCTGCTGATCGCCCGGGCGCTCGAAGGCCTGGCGCTGGGCGGTGTGCCGGCGGTGGCCATGGCCTATCTGGCCGAGGAAATCGAGCCGCGCCATCTGGGCAAGGCCATGGGGCTTTATGTCGCCGGCACCGGCTTCGGCGCGATGATGGGCCGGGTCGGCATGGGGCTGCTGACCGAATTCACCTCGTGGCGCATGGCGATGGGGGTGATGGGCGGCCTCGGCCTGGTGGCCGCGATCGGCTTCCTGATCCTGCTGCCGCGCTCGCGCAATTTCGTGGCGGCGCGGGGCGTCTCCCCCGCCTTCCACCTGCGTGCCTGGGCCGGGCATCTGCGCAATCCGGGGCTGCTCAGGCTCTATGCCACCGGCTTTGCGCTGACCAGCATCTTCGTGACCCTGTTCAACTACACCACCTTCCGGCTGACCGCGGCCCCCTTCGATCTCAGCCAGACCCGGGTCGCGATGATCTTCCTCGCCTTCGGCTTCGGCATCGTCTCGTCCTCGATCGCAGGCGGTCTCGGTGACCGCTTCGGCCGCCGGCCGCTGCTCATCGCAGGCTTCCTGCTCACGCTTGCCGGGGTGGCGGTCACCCTGGTACCCGCCCTGCCCGCGATCATCGCCGGCATCATCCTGGTCACCACCGGCTTCTTCGTCTGCCACTCGGTCGTCAGCGGCTCGGTCGGTCCCCTTGCCGGCACGACCAAGGGCCATGCCGCCTCGCTCTATCTGCTGTTCTATTATCTGGGCTCCAGCATCACCGGCTCGATCGGCGGCTGGTTCTGGCAGCATGGCGGCTGGACGGCGATTGCCGCACTGACCGGCGGCTTCGCCCTGCTCGGCCTCATCCTCTCGGCCACGGCACCGCGCCGGACCGGCGCCGCCTGA
- a CDS encoding DUF2218 domain-containing protein produces the protein MTTTTTTVTSTAVVPTAHGSRYLQQLCKHWSHNLTVAFSRDQGSVIFPRDARGASWPADGRLLLDAGEDALTCRIEAGSDEQLEALKGAVVRHLDRFAFREAPLHFDWRDGV, from the coding sequence ATGACGACCACCACGACCACCGTCACCAGCACCGCCGTGGTGCCGACGGCGCATGGCAGCCGCTATCTGCAGCAGTTGTGCAAGCATTGGAGCCACAATCTGACGGTCGCGTTCAGCCGCGATCAGGGCTCGGTGATCTTTCCCCGCGATGCACGCGGCGCCTCGTGGCCGGCGGATGGCCGGCTGCTGCTGGATGCCGGCGAGGACGCGCTGACCTGCCGGATCGAGGCCGGCTCCGACGAGCAGCTGGAGGCGCTGAAGGGCGCCGTGGTGCGGCATCTGGACCGCTTCGCCTTCCGCGAGGCACCGCTGCATTTTGACTGGCGGGACGGCGTCTGA
- a CDS encoding PadR family transcriptional regulator, whose amino-acid sequence MRFGYRQCDRRGRGFHGDGRHSHEHGGPDIGFGDESGHRGFGGGHGWGRGFGRGFGRSRAGEDWMSERGGRRRFFDAGQLRLVLLKLISMQPRHGYDLIRAVEELTGGVYVPSPGVVYPALSMLEDMNQVAGTEAEGGRKVFAITADGEAELAAHETTVAELMARLAAMAEMRERVDTTPVERAIGNLKMALRSRLTAADADRRLALEIARILDEATQKIERS is encoded by the coding sequence ATGCGTTTTGGATACAGGCAGTGCGACCGTCGCGGTCGCGGGTTTCACGGAGACGGCCGCCACAGCCACGAGCATGGCGGCCCAGACATTGGTTTCGGTGACGAATCCGGCCATCGCGGGTTCGGGGGCGGCCATGGCTGGGGCCGCGGCTTCGGGCGCGGTTTCGGCCGCAGCCGTGCGGGCGAGGACTGGATGTCGGAGCGCGGTGGCCGCCGCCGCTTCTTCGATGCCGGCCAGCTGCGGCTGGTGCTGCTGAAGCTGATCTCGATGCAACCGCGCCATGGCTATGACCTGATCCGCGCGGTGGAAGAGCTGACCGGCGGGGTGTATGTGCCGAGCCCCGGCGTGGTCTACCCCGCGCTGTCGATGCTGGAAGACATGAACCAGGTTGCGGGCACCGAGGCCGAGGGCGGCCGCAAGGTTTTCGCGATCACCGCCGATGGCGAGGCGGAGCTTGCCGCCCATGAGACGACGGTGGCCGAGCTGATGGCCCGGCTGGCGGCAATGGCCGAGATGCGCGAGCGGGTGGATACCACCCCGGTCGAACGCGCGATCGGCAATCTGAAGATGGCCTTGCGCAGCCGGCTGACGGCCGCCGATGCCGATCGCAGGCTGGCGCTGGAGATCGCCCGGATCCTGGACGAGGCGACGCAGAAGATCGAACGGTCATGA
- a CDS encoding biotin transporter BioY gives MSETSLRSFSPLRPEARPIGWRGGAVLIGAALLAASSFAEVPMVPVPMTMQTFAVFVIGALYGWRLGGLTILVWLVAGAAGLPVLADGTSGIDRFTGATGGYLIAFPIAGALTGLLAERGWNGERPVHALAAMILAHAICLGLGAAWLSTKIGLDRAIEHGVLPFIAGGLVKSALAVAVLMFLARRSATARG, from the coding sequence ATGTCCGAAACCAGTCTCCGGAGCTTCAGCCCGCTCCGCCCCGAAGCCCGCCCGATCGGCTGGCGCGGCGGTGCCGTCCTGATCGGCGCCGCCCTGCTCGCCGCCTCATCCTTCGCCGAAGTGCCGATGGTGCCGGTGCCGATGACCATGCAGACCTTCGCGGTCTTCGTGATCGGCGCGCTCTATGGCTGGCGGCTGGGCGGGCTCACCATCCTGGTCTGGCTTGTCGCCGGTGCCGCAGGCCTGCCGGTGCTGGCCGACGGCACATCGGGCATCGACCGCTTCACCGGGGCCACCGGCGGCTATCTCATCGCCTTCCCGATCGCGGGAGCCCTGACCGGGCTGCTTGCCGAACGTGGCTGGAACGGCGAGCGGCCGGTGCATGCGCTCGCCGCCATGATCCTCGCCCATGCGATCTGTCTGGGGCTGGGGGCTGCCTGGCTGTCGACCAAGATCGGCCTCGACCGCGCCATCGAGCACGGCGTCCTGCCCTTCATCGCCGGCGGGCTGGTCAAATCGGCCCTGGCGGTGGCGGTGCTGATGTTCCTCGCCCGCCGCAGTGCCACCGCCCGCGGCTGA